One genomic region from Cydia amplana chromosome Z, ilCydAmpl1.1, whole genome shotgun sequence encodes:
- the LOC134660838 gene encoding hepatic leukemia factor isoform X7 has protein sequence MPSRPRVKANRVIFREDQRSTGDQDLRKSVNNKDTLEDKKDDNELWEAQAAFLGPNLWDKTLPYDPDLKVQEYVDLDEFLSENGMQGEALGGAHLGGSAFGAGAGLALGLQAPVTKRERSPSPSDCMSPDTINPPLSPADSTFSMASSGRDFDPRTRAFSDEELKPQPMIKKSRKQVNEFVPDDLKDDKYWARRRKNNMAAKRSRDARRMKENQIALRAGYLEKENMGLRQEVELLKKENHILREKLSKYADV, from the exons ATGCCGTCTCGACCGCGAGTTAAAGCCAATCGAGTTATTTTTCGTGAAGATCAGCGCAGTACAGGCGATCAAGATTTAC GCAAGTCGGTGAACAATAAAGACACGCTCGAGGACAAGAAAGATGACAACGAACTATGGGAGGCGCAGGCCGCCTTCCTGGGGCCGAACTTATGGGACAAGACGCTGCCCTATGATCCCGATCTCAAGGTACAGGAA TACGTGGACCTAGACGAGTTCCTGTCGGAGAATGGCATGCAAGGAGAGGCGCTGGGCGGCGCCCACCTGGGCGGCTCGGCGTTCGGCGCGGGCGCCGGGCTGGCGTTGGGGCTGCAGGCGCCCGTCACCAAGCGCGAGCGCTCGCCCTCGCCCTCCGACTGCATGAGTCCGGACACTATCAACCCGCCGCTCTCACCCGCCGATTCCA CATTTTCAATGGCGTCGTCGGGTCGTGATTTCGACCCCCGGACGCGGGCCTTCTCCGACGAAGAATTGAAGCCGCAGCCCATGATCAAGAAGTCCCGGAAACAGGTAAATGAA TTCGTGCCCGATGACCTGAAAGACGACAAGTACTGGGCGCGCCGGCGGAAGAACAACATGGCGGCGAAGCGTTCCCGCGACGCGCGCCGCATGAAGGAGAACCAAATCGCACTAAGGGCCGGATACCTTGAAAAAGAG AACATGGGGTTGCGACAAGAAGTAGA
- the LOC134660838 gene encoding thyrotroph embryonic factor isoform X3 yields MEYQHPQVLQPLGPPAPPPQLLPPAPHPPLPTLPQLQHGHAHAQDDDRWSQYHIWRQHVFVNGKSVNNKDTLEDKKDDNELWEAQAAFLGPNLWDKTLPYDPDLKVQEYVDLDEFLSENGMQGEALGGAHLGGSAFGAGAGLALGLQAPVTKRERSPSPSDCMSPDTINPPLSPADSTFSMASSGRDFDPRTRAFSDEELKPQPMIKKSRKQFVPDDLKDDKYWARRRKNNMAAKRSRDARRMKENQIALRAGYLEKENMGLRQEVELLKKENHILREKLSKYADV; encoded by the exons ATGGAGTACCAGCACCCGCAAGTCCTTCAGCCGCTCGGGCcaccggcgccgccgccgcagctgCTGCCGCCCGCGCCTCACCCGCCGCTGCCCACGCTGCCGCAGCTGCAGCACGGCCACGCGCACGCCCAGGACGACGACCGTTGGAGCCAGTATCACATCTGGAGGCAGCACGTTTTCGTCAACG GCAAGTCGGTGAACAATAAAGACACGCTCGAGGACAAGAAAGATGACAACGAACTATGGGAGGCGCAGGCCGCCTTCCTGGGGCCGAACTTATGGGACAAGACGCTGCCCTATGATCCCGATCTCAAGGTACAGGAA TACGTGGACCTAGACGAGTTCCTGTCGGAGAATGGCATGCAAGGAGAGGCGCTGGGCGGCGCCCACCTGGGCGGCTCGGCGTTCGGCGCGGGCGCCGGGCTGGCGTTGGGGCTGCAGGCGCCCGTCACCAAGCGCGAGCGCTCGCCCTCGCCCTCCGACTGCATGAGTCCGGACACTATCAACCCGCCGCTCTCACCCGCCGATTCCA CATTTTCAATGGCGTCGTCGGGTCGTGATTTCGACCCCCGGACGCGGGCCTTCTCCGACGAAGAATTGAAGCCGCAGCCCATGATCAAGAAGTCCCGGAAACAG TTCGTGCCCGATGACCTGAAAGACGACAAGTACTGGGCGCGCCGGCGGAAGAACAACATGGCGGCGAAGCGTTCCCGCGACGCGCGCCGCATGAAGGAGAACCAAATCGCACTAAGGGCCGGATACCTTGAAAAAGAG AACATGGGGTTGCGACAAGAAGTAGA
- the LOC134660838 gene encoding thyrotroph embryonic factor isoform X4, giving the protein MEYQHPQVLQPLGPPAPPPQLLPPAPHPPLPTLPQLQHGHAHAQDDDRWSQYHIWRQHVFVNGKSVNNKDTLEDKKDDNELWEAQAAFLGPNLWDKTLPYDPDLKYVDLDEFLSENGMQGEALGGAHLGGSAFGAGAGLALGLQAPVTKRERSPSPSDCMSPDTINPPLSPADSTFSMASSGRDFDPRTRAFSDEELKPQPMIKKSRKQFVPDDLKDDKYWARRRKNNMAAKRSRDARRMKENQIALRAGYLEKENMGLRQEVELLKKENHILREKLSKYADV; this is encoded by the exons ATGGAGTACCAGCACCCGCAAGTCCTTCAGCCGCTCGGGCcaccggcgccgccgccgcagctgCTGCCGCCCGCGCCTCACCCGCCGCTGCCCACGCTGCCGCAGCTGCAGCACGGCCACGCGCACGCCCAGGACGACGACCGTTGGAGCCAGTATCACATCTGGAGGCAGCACGTTTTCGTCAACG GCAAGTCGGTGAACAATAAAGACACGCTCGAGGACAAGAAAGATGACAACGAACTATGGGAGGCGCAGGCCGCCTTCCTGGGGCCGAACTTATGGGACAAGACGCTGCCCTATGATCCCGATCTCAAG TACGTGGACCTAGACGAGTTCCTGTCGGAGAATGGCATGCAAGGAGAGGCGCTGGGCGGCGCCCACCTGGGCGGCTCGGCGTTCGGCGCGGGCGCCGGGCTGGCGTTGGGGCTGCAGGCGCCCGTCACCAAGCGCGAGCGCTCGCCCTCGCCCTCCGACTGCATGAGTCCGGACACTATCAACCCGCCGCTCTCACCCGCCGATTCCA CATTTTCAATGGCGTCGTCGGGTCGTGATTTCGACCCCCGGACGCGGGCCTTCTCCGACGAAGAATTGAAGCCGCAGCCCATGATCAAGAAGTCCCGGAAACAG TTCGTGCCCGATGACCTGAAAGACGACAAGTACTGGGCGCGCCGGCGGAAGAACAACATGGCGGCGAAGCGTTCCCGCGACGCGCGCCGCATGAAGGAGAACCAAATCGCACTAAGGGCCGGATACCTTGAAAAAGAG AACATGGGGTTGCGACAAGAAGTAGA
- the LOC134660838 gene encoding thyrotroph embryonic factor isoform X2 — MEYQHPQVLQPLGPPAPPPQLLPPAPHPPLPTLPQLQHGHAHAQDDDRWSQYHIWRQHVFVNGKSVNNKDTLEDKKDDNELWEAQAAFLGPNLWDKTLPYDPDLKYVDLDEFLSENGMQGEALGGAHLGGSAFGAGAGLALGLQAPVTKRERSPSPSDCMSPDTINPPLSPADSTFSMASSGRDFDPRTRAFSDEELKPQPMIKKSRKQVNEFVPDDLKDDKYWARRRKNNMAAKRSRDARRMKENQIALRAGYLEKENMGLRQEVELLKKENHILREKLSKYADV; from the exons ATGGAGTACCAGCACCCGCAAGTCCTTCAGCCGCTCGGGCcaccggcgccgccgccgcagctgCTGCCGCCCGCGCCTCACCCGCCGCTGCCCACGCTGCCGCAGCTGCAGCACGGCCACGCGCACGCCCAGGACGACGACCGTTGGAGCCAGTATCACATCTGGAGGCAGCACGTTTTCGTCAACG GCAAGTCGGTGAACAATAAAGACACGCTCGAGGACAAGAAAGATGACAACGAACTATGGGAGGCGCAGGCCGCCTTCCTGGGGCCGAACTTATGGGACAAGACGCTGCCCTATGATCCCGATCTCAAG TACGTGGACCTAGACGAGTTCCTGTCGGAGAATGGCATGCAAGGAGAGGCGCTGGGCGGCGCCCACCTGGGCGGCTCGGCGTTCGGCGCGGGCGCCGGGCTGGCGTTGGGGCTGCAGGCGCCCGTCACCAAGCGCGAGCGCTCGCCCTCGCCCTCCGACTGCATGAGTCCGGACACTATCAACCCGCCGCTCTCACCCGCCGATTCCA CATTTTCAATGGCGTCGTCGGGTCGTGATTTCGACCCCCGGACGCGGGCCTTCTCCGACGAAGAATTGAAGCCGCAGCCCATGATCAAGAAGTCCCGGAAACAGGTAAATGAA TTCGTGCCCGATGACCTGAAAGACGACAAGTACTGGGCGCGCCGGCGGAAGAACAACATGGCGGCGAAGCGTTCCCGCGACGCGCGCCGCATGAAGGAGAACCAAATCGCACTAAGGGCCGGATACCTTGAAAAAGAG AACATGGGGTTGCGACAAGAAGTAGA
- the LOC134660838 gene encoding thyrotroph embryonic factor isoform X1 produces the protein MEYQHPQVLQPLGPPAPPPQLLPPAPHPPLPTLPQLQHGHAHAQDDDRWSQYHIWRQHVFVNGKSVNNKDTLEDKKDDNELWEAQAAFLGPNLWDKTLPYDPDLKVQEYVDLDEFLSENGMQGEALGGAHLGGSAFGAGAGLALGLQAPVTKRERSPSPSDCMSPDTINPPLSPADSTFSMASSGRDFDPRTRAFSDEELKPQPMIKKSRKQVNEFVPDDLKDDKYWARRRKNNMAAKRSRDARRMKENQIALRAGYLEKENMGLRQEVELLKKENHILREKLSKYADV, from the exons ATGGAGTACCAGCACCCGCAAGTCCTTCAGCCGCTCGGGCcaccggcgccgccgccgcagctgCTGCCGCCCGCGCCTCACCCGCCGCTGCCCACGCTGCCGCAGCTGCAGCACGGCCACGCGCACGCCCAGGACGACGACCGTTGGAGCCAGTATCACATCTGGAGGCAGCACGTTTTCGTCAACG GCAAGTCGGTGAACAATAAAGACACGCTCGAGGACAAGAAAGATGACAACGAACTATGGGAGGCGCAGGCCGCCTTCCTGGGGCCGAACTTATGGGACAAGACGCTGCCCTATGATCCCGATCTCAAGGTACAGGAA TACGTGGACCTAGACGAGTTCCTGTCGGAGAATGGCATGCAAGGAGAGGCGCTGGGCGGCGCCCACCTGGGCGGCTCGGCGTTCGGCGCGGGCGCCGGGCTGGCGTTGGGGCTGCAGGCGCCCGTCACCAAGCGCGAGCGCTCGCCCTCGCCCTCCGACTGCATGAGTCCGGACACTATCAACCCGCCGCTCTCACCCGCCGATTCCA CATTTTCAATGGCGTCGTCGGGTCGTGATTTCGACCCCCGGACGCGGGCCTTCTCCGACGAAGAATTGAAGCCGCAGCCCATGATCAAGAAGTCCCGGAAACAGGTAAATGAA TTCGTGCCCGATGACCTGAAAGACGACAAGTACTGGGCGCGCCGGCGGAAGAACAACATGGCGGCGAAGCGTTCCCGCGACGCGCGCCGCATGAAGGAGAACCAAATCGCACTAAGGGCCGGATACCTTGAAAAAGAG AACATGGGGTTGCGACAAGAAGTAGA